One segment of Streptomyces sp. TG1A-8 DNA contains the following:
- a CDS encoding type I polyketide synthase, whose amino-acid sequence MSDEDKLLGYLRKVTADLHQTRQRLAAAEARHHEPIAIVALGCRFPGGVQGPEDLWRLLDDGVDAMTEWPRDRGWDVESLYDPEPGTPGRSYTRTGGFIDRVGDFDAGFFGISPREAVGTDPQQRLLLEICWEALERAGIDPLSLRGSRTGVFAGTNLQDYTTLLGLSDNAGDDGVGNAPSVLSGRISYTLGLEGPAVSVDTACSSSLVTLHLAAQALRAGECDLALAGGVTVMSTPTIFLEFSRQRGLSPDGRCRAFADAADGTAWGEGAGVLVVERLSDARRNGHPVLAVVRGSAVNQDGASNGLTAPNGPSQERVIWQALKAARLVPADVDAVEAHGTGTTLGDPIEAQALLATYGQDRPADRPLLLGSVKSNIGHTQAAAGVAGVIKMVLALRERRLPATLHVDRPSSHVDWSAGRVELLTDPRPWPDADRPRRCAVSSFGVSGTNAHVILEQAPPAEEEEPSPRPAPAGAPRTRAFPLSGRTAAALRAQGARLAAHLRDTPGLADRPADLAWSLATTRPALEHRAVVVARDHDELLRGLGAVADGTPAASVVRGVANTTGDPVLLFPGQGPQWPSMAVELLESDTRFRAHFTEAAGAVEQFTDWTVLDVLHEAPGAPPLERLDVVQPTLFVVCVALARLWESCGVTPAAVAGQSQGEIAAAHIAGVLTLSDAARVVVTRSRALTAITGRGGMVSVPLPLAEVERRIARWDGRISVGSVTGPRSVTVSGETTALTELLEELTAEDVRARRVPVDYASHCAQVEEVREALLDGFAPVRPRQASIPFHSTVTGTRVEDTTTLDAAYWYRNIRQTVRFEDTVRELAAAGHRVFVEAGPHPVVTTAVGDILDDLGITDGVVTGTLRRSEGGPRRFLASVAELAVRGVRVDWSSVHDEPGRRVDLPVYAFQRRRYWPGFSARDTEAPAAGTADAPFWQAVESADLPTLSAALDLDETAVSALVPALARYRRRSADRATADRWRYRITWHPLAEAGTPVLTGSWPLVVPRGHETGPEATAVRAALVRAGADSPLVVVDPAADRAALAEALGGAASGARAVLSLLALEESAHPAHPDLPAGFAATVALVQALDDLNTHLPVWFVTRGAVATGPGPGVDSPAQSLVWGFGRVVALEQADHWGGLADLPARVDARAADRLVGVLAGTDHEDQVAVRATGVLGRRLERAATGGLPGRRAWNPQGTVLVTGGTGALGRHVARWLARCGARHLLLVSRSGADAPGARDLLAELSVLGAHTELVACDVADPAEVAALVASVPAERPLGAVFHTAAVLDDGIIGALTPRRLADVLRVKVGGARNLDAATAHLDLSAFVLFSSSSGVFGSPGHGNYAPGNAFLDALAEDRRARGLPATAVAWSGWADGGMAAGTVGERLQRHGVRLMEPEIAVTALQDALDHDDTALVVTDIDWEVFGAELVRGRPRRLYAELPDLRPVLAARRPQARESAAGADTGNELVAQLARLGDAERRHAVLELVRAHIAYVLNHPSPEDVEPARAFRELGFDSLTAVELRNTLGEATGTRLPATLVYDYPTPAALADHLSDALAPAGAPAAPAVRATAGPRPADDADDPVVIVAMACRFPGGADTPERFWQLLAEGTDAMGPFPEDRDWDLASLYDPEPGRPGRTSTLTGGFLNGFADFDPGFFGISPREAVAMDPQQRLLLEMAWEAFERAGLDPRTLRGSRTGVFAGTNYQDYSSRPIAPGDDVAAHLGTGNSASVMSGRLSYTFGLEGPAVTVDTACSASLVALHLAVRSLRSGECDLALAGGVTVMASPGLFVDFSRQRGLAADGRCKAFADAADGTGFSEGGGLLLVERLSDARRHGHRVLAVVRGSAVNQDGASNGLSAPNGPSQQRVIRAALADAGVDATEVDAVEAHGTGTTLGDPIEAQALLATYGQGRPAGRPLWLGSVKSNVGHTQAGAGVAGVMKMVLALGHGVLPATLHVDRPSSHVDWEAGAVELLTEARAWPGTGDRPRRAGVSSFGISGTNAHVILEAPPAQPGPAGADTGTPAGDVPWVISARTAQGLRAQAERLLDHARSHPSVPLADTALSLATTRTPFTHRAVLLGADRDELLGQLSALADGTPLPATVTGTARTGGRTAFLFTGQGAQRPGMGRELYGAFPVFADAFDAVCAHLGDELREVVFGTDAGPLDETRWTQPALFAFEVALFRLLESLGVRPDLLAGHSVGEIAAAHVAGVLSLADACALVGARGRLMQQLPPGGAMVAVEATEEEVLALLEDRDGAGIAAVNGPRAVVVSGARDAVDEVAAALAADGRRTTRLRVSHAFHSPLMEPMLAEFRTVTEQLAYDEPRLTLVSGLTGAPAGPGLLTDPGYWVRHVREPVRFHDCVRSLRELGAARFVEVGPDSRLTVLAEATLLDAGADDAACFPAVLRERPERRQLLTALAAFHADGGEPDWAALLPDARTVPLPTYAFQRQRYWLPAAPWSGDLGGAGLEAAAHPFLGAAVEPAGSGGLLLTGQLSLRTHPWLADHAVLGDVILPATAFLDLAVHAGDRTGCGHLAELTLHTPLVLPADGAVRIQVEVEALDDSGRRAFAVHARPADDGHAAWRRHAQGVLAPQAPAAPADGLTAWPPPGAVAVGGRDASGEDPYAGFDAAGFTYGPAFRGLGTVWQRGDEVYAEVALPESQRADAARFGLHPALLDAAVQALLVRRPGAAASGRTAEPMLPFAWTGLTLYAEGATALRVRLTPAGHEHGYAVLVTDPAGRPVASAEAITLRPASAARPDPAARPGLLRLLWREAAPAPAAPRPETTRWIILGGGDDRVAAALDAAGVHLETYADLEALAKAVDTGMAMPDVVLAVPGDRAPGGPGTPEAVRGRLTRTHELMRAWLADERFAAARLVLVTRSAVTTTTGGAAGAPDEPDLPDAALWGAVRSAQAEHPGRFQLLDLPGDPGPADDDALLAAVAAGHPHGAVRDGRLLLPDAAPADAGAAPPALDAGTVLVTGATGTLGRAVARHLVTRHGVRSLLLAGRRGPAGADAEALVAELTALGARARVAACDVAEEDEVRRLLAQVPADAPLTAVVHAAGVTDDGVLTALDPTRFDSVLRPKADGAWHLHRLTEDLGLAAFVLFSSAAGTFGSPGQANYAAANAFLDALAAHRHAQGRPATSVAWGLWDAGSGMTARLSHADRERLARGGMRPLATEDALALLDDALATTTPAVIAMNTGSGPAAARALLHPPTAAPARRAAAGAPGAPAAAPLLAGRAPEERPGLLLHLVRDLAATVLGHARADEVAADRLFTEQGFDSLTVVELRNHLATATGLKLAPTLLFDHPTPEALAAHLDRLLADTPGQRPEPRAAEPAAPAPRAEDTLGGLFRRACEAGRVDDGFALLQAAAELRPTFASPEELERVPEAIRLAAGDAAAPLVCFSSYVALAGVHQYARFASAFRGRRDVWALPTQGFGTGEPLPATFDAVADLHADAVVRTAGDTPAVLVGSSSGGVLALSAARRLQERGTAPAAVVLLDTYMPRADSPFLRFSQQMLGGMFERESMFAHMDADRLTAMSWYVALIGEWEPGPLDCPVLLVRSSEPPVPAGPGQELPPQEWQTSWRRAHTVVDVPGNHFTMMEAHARSTARTTDDWLAGRGV is encoded by the coding sequence ATGAGTGATGAGGACAAGCTCCTCGGCTACCTGAGGAAGGTCACGGCCGACCTGCACCAGACGCGGCAGCGGCTCGCCGCGGCCGAGGCACGCCACCACGAGCCCATAGCGATCGTCGCCCTGGGCTGCCGCTTCCCCGGCGGCGTCCAGGGCCCCGAGGACCTGTGGCGGCTCCTGGACGACGGCGTCGACGCCATGACCGAGTGGCCCCGCGACCGGGGCTGGGACGTCGAGTCGCTCTACGACCCCGAGCCCGGCACCCCCGGCCGCAGCTACACCCGCACCGGCGGGTTCATCGACCGCGTCGGCGACTTCGACGCCGGGTTCTTCGGCATCTCCCCGCGCGAGGCGGTCGGCACCGACCCGCAGCAGCGGCTGCTGCTGGAGATCTGCTGGGAGGCCCTGGAACGCGCCGGCATCGACCCGCTGTCCCTGCGCGGCAGCCGCACCGGCGTGTTCGCGGGCACCAACCTGCAGGACTACACGACGCTGCTCGGCCTGTCCGACAACGCCGGTGACGACGGCGTCGGCAACGCGCCCAGCGTCCTGTCCGGCCGCATCTCCTACACCCTGGGCCTGGAGGGGCCGGCCGTGTCCGTCGACACCGCCTGCTCCTCCTCCCTGGTGACCCTGCACCTGGCCGCCCAGGCGCTGCGCGCGGGGGAGTGCGACCTCGCCCTGGCCGGCGGCGTCACCGTGATGTCCACCCCGACGATCTTCCTGGAGTTCAGCCGGCAGCGCGGGCTGTCCCCCGACGGCCGCTGCCGCGCCTTCGCCGACGCCGCCGACGGCACCGCCTGGGGCGAGGGCGCCGGCGTCCTGGTCGTCGAGCGGCTGTCCGACGCCCGCCGCAACGGCCACCCGGTGCTGGCGGTGGTCCGCGGCAGCGCCGTCAACCAGGACGGCGCCTCCAACGGCCTGACCGCCCCCAACGGCCCCTCGCAGGAACGCGTCATCTGGCAGGCGCTGAAAGCGGCCAGACTGGTCCCGGCCGACGTGGACGCCGTCGAGGCGCACGGCACCGGCACCACCCTCGGCGACCCCATCGAGGCCCAGGCGCTGCTCGCCACCTACGGCCAGGACCGGCCCGCCGACCGGCCCCTGCTGCTCGGCTCGGTCAAGTCGAACATCGGCCACACCCAGGCCGCGGCCGGGGTCGCCGGCGTCATCAAGATGGTCCTCGCCCTGCGCGAGCGCAGACTGCCCGCCACCCTGCACGTCGACCGCCCCTCCTCGCACGTCGACTGGTCCGCCGGCCGGGTCGAGCTCCTCACCGACCCCCGCCCCTGGCCGGACGCCGACCGGCCGCGCCGCTGCGCCGTGTCCTCCTTCGGCGTCAGCGGCACCAACGCCCACGTCATCCTCGAACAGGCCCCGCCCGCCGAGGAGGAGGAACCGAGCCCGCGGCCGGCCCCCGCCGGCGCCCCCCGCACCCGCGCCTTCCCCCTGTCCGGCCGCACCGCCGCCGCCCTGCGCGCCCAGGGCGCACGCCTGGCCGCCCACCTGCGCGACACCCCCGGCCTCGCCGACCGGCCGGCCGACCTCGCCTGGTCGCTGGCCACCACCCGGCCCGCGCTCGAACACCGCGCCGTGGTCGTCGCCCGGGACCACGACGAACTGCTGCGCGGCCTGGGCGCGGTGGCCGACGGCACCCCCGCCGCCTCCGTCGTCCGCGGCGTCGCCAACACCACCGGCGACCCGGTCCTGCTCTTCCCCGGACAGGGCCCCCAGTGGCCCTCCATGGCCGTCGAACTCCTCGAGTCCGACACCCGCTTCCGCGCCCACTTCACCGAGGCGGCCGGCGCGGTCGAGCAGTTCACCGACTGGACGGTCCTCGACGTGCTGCACGAGGCCCCCGGCGCACCGCCCCTGGAACGCCTCGACGTCGTCCAGCCCACCCTGTTCGTGGTCTGCGTCGCCCTGGCCCGGTTGTGGGAGTCCTGCGGCGTCACCCCGGCCGCGGTGGCCGGGCAGAGCCAGGGCGAGATCGCCGCCGCCCACATCGCCGGCGTCCTCACCCTCTCCGACGCCGCCCGCGTCGTCGTCACCCGCTCCCGCGCCCTCACCGCGATCACCGGCCGCGGCGGCATGGTCTCCGTGCCGCTGCCGCTGGCCGAGGTGGAGCGGCGCATCGCCCGCTGGGACGGCCGCATCTCGGTCGGCTCCGTCACCGGTCCGCGCTCGGTCACCGTCTCCGGCGAGACGACCGCCCTGACCGAACTGCTGGAGGAGCTCACCGCCGAGGACGTCCGCGCCCGCCGCGTCCCGGTCGACTACGCCTCCCACTGCGCCCAGGTCGAGGAGGTCCGCGAGGCCCTGCTCGACGGCTTCGCCCCCGTGCGCCCGCGCCAGGCGAGCATCCCCTTCCACTCCACCGTCACCGGTACCCGCGTCGAGGACACCACCACGCTCGACGCCGCCTACTGGTACCGCAACATCCGGCAGACCGTCCGCTTCGAGGACACCGTCCGCGAACTGGCCGCCGCCGGGCACCGGGTGTTCGTCGAGGCGGGCCCGCACCCGGTGGTGACCACCGCCGTCGGCGACATCCTCGACGACCTCGGCATCACCGACGGCGTGGTCACCGGCACCCTGCGCCGCTCCGAGGGCGGACCGCGGCGGTTCCTCGCCTCCGTCGCCGAACTCGCCGTACGCGGCGTCCGCGTCGACTGGAGCAGCGTCCACGACGAGCCCGGCCGCCGCGTCGACCTGCCCGTCTACGCCTTCCAGCGCCGCCGCTACTGGCCCGGGTTCAGCGCCCGCGACACCGAGGCGCCGGCCGCCGGCACCGCGGACGCGCCGTTCTGGCAGGCCGTGGAGTCCGCCGACCTGCCCACCTTGTCCGCCGCCCTCGACCTGGACGAGACCGCCGTGTCGGCCCTGGTGCCGGCCCTCGCCCGCTACCGCAGGCGCAGCGCCGACCGCGCCACCGCCGACCGCTGGCGCTACCGCATCACCTGGCACCCCCTGGCCGAGGCCGGCACCCCCGTCCTGACCGGCAGCTGGCCCCTGGTGGTGCCCCGCGGCCACGAGACGGGCCCCGAGGCCACCGCCGTGCGCGCCGCCCTCGTCCGGGCCGGCGCCGACAGCCCGCTCGTCGTCGTCGACCCCGCCGCCGACCGTGCCGCCCTGGCCGAGGCGCTGGGCGGCGCCGCGTCCGGGGCCCGGGCCGTGCTGTCCCTGCTGGCCCTGGAGGAGTCCGCACACCCCGCGCACCCGGACCTGCCGGCCGGCTTCGCCGCCACCGTGGCCCTGGTGCAGGCCCTGGACGACCTGAACACGCACCTGCCGGTGTGGTTCGTCACCCGCGGCGCCGTCGCCACCGGCCCCGGCCCCGGCGTGGACAGCCCGGCCCAGTCCCTGGTGTGGGGCTTCGGGCGGGTCGTCGCGCTGGAACAGGCCGACCACTGGGGCGGTCTGGCCGACCTCCCGGCCCGCGTCGACGCGCGCGCCGCCGACCGCCTGGTGGGCGTCCTGGCCGGCACCGACCACGAGGACCAGGTCGCCGTGCGCGCCACCGGCGTGCTCGGCCGCCGCCTGGAGCGCGCCGCGACCGGCGGCCTGCCCGGCCGCCGCGCCTGGAACCCGCAGGGCACCGTCCTGGTCACCGGCGGCACCGGTGCCCTCGGCCGGCACGTCGCCCGCTGGCTCGCCCGCTGCGGTGCCCGCCACCTGCTGCTCGTCAGCAGGTCGGGGGCCGACGCCCCCGGCGCCCGCGACCTGCTCGCCGAACTGTCGGTGCTCGGCGCGCACACCGAACTGGTCGCCTGCGACGTCGCCGACCCCGCCGAGGTCGCCGCACTGGTGGCCTCCGTGCCGGCCGAACGCCCGCTGGGCGCCGTCTTCCACACCGCCGCCGTCCTCGACGACGGGATCATCGGCGCGCTCACCCCCCGGCGCCTCGCCGACGTGCTGCGGGTCAAGGTCGGCGGCGCCCGCAACCTGGACGCGGCCACCGCGCACCTGGACCTGTCCGCGTTCGTGCTGTTCTCCTCCTCCTCCGGCGTCTTCGGCAGCCCCGGGCACGGCAACTACGCGCCCGGCAACGCCTTCCTCGACGCCCTCGCCGAGGACCGGCGGGCCCGCGGCCTGCCCGCCACCGCGGTGGCCTGGAGCGGCTGGGCGGACGGCGGCATGGCCGCGGGCACCGTGGGCGAACGCCTGCAGCGCCACGGCGTCCGCCTGATGGAACCCGAGATCGCCGTCACCGCCCTGCAGGACGCCCTCGACCACGACGACACCGCCCTCGTCGTCACCGACATCGACTGGGAGGTGTTCGGCGCCGAACTGGTCAGGGGCCGCCCGCGCCGCCTGTACGCCGAACTCCCCGACCTCCGCCCGGTCCTCGCCGCCCGGCGCCCGCAGGCCCGGGAGTCCGCGGCCGGCGCGGACACGGGCAACGAACTGGTCGCCCAGTTGGCCCGGCTCGGCGACGCCGAACGCCGGCACGCCGTACTGGAACTGGTCCGCGCGCACATCGCCTACGTCCTCAACCACCCCAGCCCGGAGGACGTCGAACCGGCCCGCGCCTTCCGCGAACTCGGCTTCGACTCGCTCACCGCCGTGGAACTGCGCAACACCCTCGGCGAGGCCACCGGGACCCGGCTGCCCGCGACGCTCGTCTACGACTACCCGACCCCGGCCGCGCTCGCCGACCACCTCAGCGACGCGCTCGCCCCCGCCGGGGCCCCCGCGGCGCCCGCCGTGCGTGCCACGGCCGGTCCGCGCCCCGCGGACGACGCCGACGACCCCGTCGTGATCGTCGCGATGGCCTGCCGCTTCCCCGGCGGCGCCGACACCCCCGAGCGGTTCTGGCAGCTGCTGGCCGAGGGCACCGACGCCATGGGGCCCTTCCCCGAGGACCGCGACTGGGACCTCGCCTCGCTGTACGACCCCGAGCCCGGCCGCCCCGGCCGCACCTCCACGCTCACCGGCGGCTTCCTCAACGGCTTCGCCGACTTCGACCCCGGCTTCTTCGGCATCTCCCCGCGCGAGGCGGTGGCGATGGACCCGCAGCAGCGGCTGCTGCTGGAGATGGCCTGGGAGGCGTTCGAGCGGGCCGGCCTCGACCCGCGCACGCTGCGCGGCAGCCGCACCGGCGTGTTCGCCGGCACCAACTACCAGGACTACTCCTCCCGCCCCATCGCGCCCGGCGACGACGTGGCGGCCCACCTCGGCACCGGCAACTCCGCCAGCGTCATGTCGGGACGGCTGTCGTACACCTTCGGTCTGGAAGGGCCCGCGGTGACGGTGGACACCGCGTGCAGTGCGTCGCTGGTGGCGCTGCACCTGGCGGTGCGTTCGCTGCGGTCGGGTGAGTGTGATCTCGCGCTGGCCGGCGGTGTGACGGTGATGGCGTCGCCGGGACTGTTCGTGGACTTCAGCCGGCAGCGCGGTCTGGCGGCGGACGGGCGGTGCAAGGCGTTCGCGGACGCCGCCGACGGCACCGGCTTCTCCGAGGGCGGCGGCCTGCTGCTCGTGGAGCGCCTCTCCGACGCCCGCCGCCACGGCCACCGGGTGCTGGCGGTGGTGCGTGGCAGCGCGGTCAACCAGGACGGCGCCTCCAACGGGCTGAGCGCCCCCAATGGTCCCTCCCAGCAGCGGGTGATCCGCGCCGCTCTGGCGGACGCGGGCGTGGACGCCACCGAGGTGGATGCGGTGGAGGCGCACGGTACGGGTACGACGCTGGGTGATCCGATCGAGGCGCAGGCGTTGCTGGCGACTTATGGCCAGGGGCGTCCTGCGGGGCGGCCGTTGTGGCTGGGGTCGGTGAAGTCGAACGTGGGTCACACGCAGGCGGGTGCCGGTGTGGCGGGTGTGATGAAGATGGTGCTGGCGTTGGGGCACGGTGTGCTGCCGGCGACGTTGCACGTGGACCGTCCCTCCTCGCACGTGGACTGGGAGGCGGGTGCGGTGGAGCTGCTGACCGAGGCGCGTGCGTGGCCGGGGACGGGGGACCGTCCGCGGCGGGCGGGTGTGTCCTCGTTCGGCATCAGCGGTACCAACGCGCACGTCATCCTGGAGGCCCCGCCCGCGCAGCCCGGCCCGGCCGGAGCGGACACCGGCACCCCGGCCGGCGACGTGCCCTGGGTGATCAGTGCCCGCACCGCGCAGGGCCTGCGCGCCCAGGCGGAGCGGCTGCTGGACCACGCACGGTCCCACCCGTCCGTGCCGCTCGCCGACACGGCGTTGTCACTGGCGACCACCCGCACCCCGTTCACCCACCGCGCCGTGCTGCTCGGCGCGGACCGGGACGAACTCCTCGGCCAGCTCAGCGCGCTCGCGGACGGCACCCCGCTGCCGGCCACCGTGACCGGCACCGCCCGCACCGGAGGCAGGACAGCGTTCCTGTTCACCGGTCAGGGCGCGCAGCGTCCGGGCATGGGCCGGGAGCTGTACGGGGCGTTCCCCGTCTTCGCCGACGCCTTCGACGCCGTGTGCGCCCACCTGGGCGACGAGCTGCGCGAGGTCGTCTTCGGCACGGACGCCGGACCGCTGGACGAGACCCGGTGGACCCAGCCCGCCCTCTTCGCCTTCGAAGTCGCCCTGTTCCGCCTGCTGGAGTCGCTCGGCGTGCGCCCGGACCTGCTCGCCGGGCATTCGGTGGGTGAGATCGCCGCCGCGCACGTGGCGGGCGTGCTGTCGCTGGCGGACGCGTGCGCCCTGGTGGGCGCCCGCGGCCGGCTGATGCAGCAGTTGCCGCCCGGTGGTGCGATGGTCGCGGTGGAGGCGACCGAGGAGGAGGTCCTCGCCCTGCTGGAGGACCGCGACGGGGCCGGGATCGCCGCCGTGAACGGGCCCCGGGCCGTGGTGGTCTCCGGCGCGCGGGACGCGGTGGACGAGGTCGCCGCCGCGCTCGCGGCCGACGGGCGGCGCACCACGCGCCTGCGGGTCAGCCACGCCTTCCACTCGCCCCTGATGGAACCGATGCTGGCCGAGTTCCGCACCGTCACCGAACAACTCGCCTACGACGAGCCCCGGCTGACCCTGGTCTCCGGACTCACCGGCGCCCCGGCCGGCCCCGGCCTGCTCACCGACCCCGGCTACTGGGTCCGCCACGTGCGCGAACCGGTCCGCTTCCACGACTGCGTACGGAGCCTGCGCGAGCTGGGCGCCGCCCGCTTCGTGGAGGTCGGCCCGGACAGCCGCCTCACCGTGCTCGCCGAGGCCACGCTCCTCGACGCCGGGGCCGACGACGCCGCGTGCTTCCCGGCGGTCCTGCGCGAGCGGCCCGAACGGCGTCAGCTCCTCACGGCCCTGGCCGCGTTCCACGCCGACGGCGGCGAACCCGACTGGGCCGCCCTGCTCCCGGACGCCCGCACCGTGCCGCTGCCCACGTACGCCTTCCAGCGGCAGCGCTACTGGCTGCCGGCCGCGCCCTGGTCCGGCGACCTCGGCGGCGCCGGCCTGGAGGCGGCCGCGCACCCGTTCCTCGGCGCCGCGGTCGAACCCGCCGGATCCGGCGGGCTGCTGCTGACCGGGCAACTGTCGCTGCGCACCCACCCCTGGCTGGCCGACCACGCCGTCCTCGGCGACGTCATCCTGCCCGCCACCGCCTTCCTCGACCTCGCCGTGCACGCCGGCGACCGCACCGGCTGCGGGCACCTCGCCGAACTCACCCTGCACACCCCGCTGGTGCTCCCGGCCGACGGTGCCGTACGCATCCAGGTCGAGGTCGAGGCCCTCGACGACTCCGGCCGGCGCGCCTTCGCCGTCCACGCCCGGCCCGCCGACGACGGCCACGCCGCATGGCGGCGGCACGCCCAGGGCGTCCTGGCACCCCAGGCGCCGGCCGCCCCGGCCGACGGCCTCACGGCCTGGCCGCCGCCCGGCGCCGTCGCCGTCGGCGGCCGGGACGCCTCCGGCGAGGACCCGTACGCCGGGTTCGACGCCGCGGGCTTCACCTACGGGCCGGCCTTCCGGGGCCTGGGCACCGTGTGGCAGCGCGGCGACGAGGTCTACGCGGAGGTGGCCCTGCCCGAGTCCCAGCGCGCGGACGCCGCCCGCTTCGGCCTCCACCCGGCCCTGCTCGACGCGGCCGTCCAGGCCCTGCTGGTCCGGCGCCCCGGCGCGGCGGCGTCCGGGCGGACCGCGGAACCGATGCTGCCGTTCGCGTGGACCGGACTGACCCTGTACGCCGAGGGCGCCACCGCCCTGCGGGTGCGGCTGACACCCGCCGGACACGAGCACGGGTACGCCGTCCTCGTCACCGACCCCGCGGGCCGCCCGGTCGCCTCCGCCGAGGCCATCACCCTGCGCCCGGCGTCCGCCGCCCGGCCCGACCCCGCGGCCCGCCCCGGACTGCTGCGCCTGCTCTGGCGGGAGGCCGCCCCCGCGCCCGCGGCGCCCCGCCCGGAGACCACGCGGTGGATCATCCTGGGCGGCGGCGACGACCGGGTGGCCGCCGCGCTCGACGCGGCCGGCGTCCACCTGGAGACGTACGCCGACCTCGAAGCCCTGGCCAAGGCCGTCGACACGGGCATGGCCATGCCGGACGTGGTGCTCGCCGTCCCCGGGGACCGCGCCCCGGGCGGCCCCGGGACGCCCGAGGCCGTGCGCGGCCGGCTGACCCGCACCCACGAGCTGATGCGCGCCTGGCTCGCCGACGAGCGGTTCGCCGCGGCGCGGCTCGTCCTCGTCACCCGGTCCGCCGTGACCACCACGACCGGGGGCGCGGCGGGCGCCCCGGACGAGCCGGACCTGCCGGACGCCGCCCTGTGGGGCGCGGTCCGCTCCGCGCAGGCCGAACACCCCGGCCGCTTCCAGCTCCTGGACCTGCCCGGCGACCCCGGCCCGGCGGACGACGACGCCCTCCTCGCCGCGGTGGCCGCCGGCCACCCGCACGGCGCGGTGCGCGACGGACGCCTGCTGCTGCCCGACGCCGCCCCCGCGGACGCCGGGGCCGCACCGCCCGCCCTGGACGCCGGCACCGTCCTGGTCACGGGCGCCACCGGCACCCTGGGCCGCGCGGTCGCCCGGCACCTCGTCACCCGGCACGGCGTGCGCTCGCTGCTGCTCGCCGGACGGCGCGGCCCCGCGGGCGCGGACGCCGAAGCCCTGGTGGCCGAACTGACCGCACTGGGCGCCCGCGCCCGGGTGGCGGCCTGCGACGTCGCCGAGGAGGACGAGGTGCGGCGGCTCCTGGCCCAGGTGCCCGCCGACGCGCCGCTGACCGCCGTGGTGCACGCCGCCGGCGTCACCGACGACGGGGTCCTGACCGCCCTCGACCCGACCCGCTTCGACAGCGTCCTGCGGCCCAAGGCCGACGGCGCCTGGCACCTGCACCGGCTCACCGAGGACCTCGGCCTCGCGGCCTTCGTCCTGTTCTCCTCCGCCGCGGGCACCTTCGGATCCCCCGGCCAGGCCAACTACGCCGCCGCCAACGCCTTCCTGGACGCCCTCGCCGCCCACCGGCACGCGCAGGGCCGCCCGGCGACCTCCGTGGCGTGGGGCCTGTGGGACGCCGGCAGCGGCATGACGGCACGCCTGTCGCACGCCGACCGCGAACGCCTCGCCCGCGGCGGCATGCGGCCCCTGGCGACCGAGGACGCCCTGGCACTGCTCGACGACGCGCTGGCCACGACCACCCCCGCCGTCATCGCCATGAACACCGGCTCCGGCCCGGCCGCCGCGCGCGCCCTGCTGCACCCGCCGACCGCGGCCCCGGCCCGCCGGGCCGCCGCCGGGGCCCCCGGCGCCCCGGCCGCCGCCCCGCTGCTCGCGGGCCGCGCACCGGAGGAACGCCCGGGTCTGCTGCTGCACCTGGTGCGCGACCTGGCCGCCACCGTCCTCGGACACGCCCGCGCCGACGAGGTGGCGGCCGACCGCCTCTTCACCGAGCAGGGCTTCGACTCCCTCACCGTGGTGGAACTGCGCAACCACCTCGCCACGGCGACCGGCCTGAAGCTCGCTCCGACCCTGCTGTTCGACCACCCCACGCCCGAGGCGCTCGCCGCGCACCTGGACCGGCTGCTGGCCGACACCCCCGGGCAACGGCCGGAGCCGCGGGCGGCGGAGCCGGCCGCGCCCGCACCCCGGGCCGAGGACACCCTCGGCGGCCTGTTCCGGCGGGCCTGCGAGGCGGGCCGGGTCGACGACGGCTTCGCCCTGCTGCAGGCCGCCGCCGAACTGCGCCCCACCTTCGCCTCCCCGGAGGAACTGGAGCGCGTCCCGGAGGCGATCCGGCTCGCCGCGGGCGACGCCGCCGCCCCGCTGGTCTGCTTCAGCTCCTACGTGGCACTGGCCGGCGTGCACCAGTACGCCCGCTTCGCCTCCGCCTTCCGCGGCCGGCGCGACGTGTGGGCGCTGCCCACGCAGGGCTTCGGCACCGGTGAACCGCTGCCCGCCACCTTCGACGCGGTCGCCGACCTGCACGCCGACGCCGTGGTCCGCACCGCGGGCGACACCCCGGCCGTCCTGGTCGGCTCCTCCTCCGGCGGCGTCCTCGCCCTCTCCGCGGCCCGGCGCCTGCAGGAGCGGGGCACCGCGCCGGCCGCCGTCGTCCTGCTCGACACCTACATGCCGCGCGCCGACTCGCCGTTCCTGCGCTTCTCGCAGCAGATGCTCGGCGGCATGTTCGAGCGGGAGTCGATGTTCGCCCACATGGACGCCGACCGGCTGACGGCGATGAGCTGGTACGTGGCGCTCATCGGCGAGTGGGAGCCGGGGCCGCTGGACTGCCCGGTTCTGCTGGTGCGCTCCAGCGAGCCGCCGGTGCCCGCCGGGCCCGGGCAGGAGCTGCCGCCGCAGGAGTGGCAGACCTCCTGGCGGCGCGCCCACACCGTGGTGGACGTGCCCGGCAACCACTTCACGATGATGGAGGCCCACGCCCGGTCCACCGCCCGCACCACCGACGACTGGCTCGCCGGCCGAGGCGTGTGA